Genomic segment of uncultured Tolumonas sp.:
AGGTGACATGGTGCTGGAATGCCATGATCTGACCGATGAAGACAAAGTACTGTCTGGCACATTGAATGTGCGGGCGGGCGAAATTGTCGGCTTGTCAGGTCTGGTTGGTGCTGGTCGCTCCGAGTTAGCTCAGCTGATTTTCGGCGCCCGTAAAATTACGTCCGGCAATATCAAACTAAAAGGCAAACCACTGGAAATCACTAATCCGCGTGATGCGATCGACTGTGGTATCGGCTTTTTAACAGAAAACCGCAAAGAACAAGGCCTGTTTCTGGAAATGACGGTGCACGACAACATCGTGATGGCCACCATCGAACGAGACAGCCACTTCGGTGTACTGAATGAGCAGAAAAACCGTGCCATCAGTGATACCGCCATCAAGACACTGAACATTCGCGTGCCACACAGTCAGGTCGCCGCCGGTAGTTTATCCGGTGGTAATCAGCAAAAACTGCTGATTTCACGCTGGGTCGCCATTCATCCGAAATTATTGATCCTGGATGAACCAACCCGCGGTGTTGACGTCGGCGCGAAAAGTGAAATTTACCGGATGATGACCGATATGGCACGTAAAGGCGTGGCCATTCTGATGATCTCCAGTGAGTTACCAGAAATCGTAGGCATGAGTGACCGCGTTTATGTCATGCGCGCCGGCAGTATTGTCGGTGAGTTAGACGGCGAAGCGATCACCCAAGAAAACATCATGGAGCTGGCTACTGGGGCAACCCACCACATGGCCGGCGCGGAAGTGGCATGAGAGAGAATCAGGAATGAGTAACGCTATGAGCACACCCAATACCAATGCGGCTACCAGCCCGGAAAAGAAATTCACGCTACATAAAGTGATCCAGTCGGTCGGGATCTTACCGGTTCTGATCCTGATTTTTATCGGTTTCAGTTTGATGACGCCAAACTTTGCGACCGAATCAAACATCATGAATATCGTACGCCAGTCTTCCATTAATACGGTACTGGCCGCCGGCATGACCTTCGTCATCATCACTGGTGGGATCGACTTATCAGTAGGTTCCATTTTAGGCTCAACCGCCGTCATGGCGATGGTGACCTCACTACATCCGTCACTCGGTATGCTGTCCATTCCGGTCGCGCTGATGGGTGGTCTGTTGATGGGTACGCTGAATGGCGTGATGGTCGCCTATATCGGTCTGCCACCGTTTATTGCCACCCTAGGTACCTATACGGCGCTACGAGGCGCAGCTTATCTGCTGGCTGACGGCACCACCGTGATCAACAACAACATTAGCTTCGAATGGATTGGTAACTCTTATTTAGGTTCCATCCCATGGTTAGTGGTGATCGGTTTTGTGGTCATTGCGATCTGCTGGTTCATCTTACGCAAAACCACACTGGGAATGCATGTGTACGCCGTGGGTGGTAATGCCAATGCAGCACGTTTGACCGGTATCAAAGTGGGTATGGTGCTGACCTTCGTGTATGCCATGAGCGGCTTACTGGCTGGCTTAGGCGGCATCATGAGTGCCTCTCGTCTATACAGTGCCAACGGTAACTTAGGTGTTGGCTACGAATTGGATGCTATCGCGGCGGTAGTGCTCGGTGGTACCAGTCTGTCTGGTGGTATTGGAACTATCACCGGCACGTTAATCGGCGCATTGATTATCGCCGCCATGAACAACGGGATGACGCTGATGGGTGTCTCTTACTTCTGGCAGCTGGTGATCAAAGGCTGTGTGATCATCATTGCAGTTCTGATTGATAAATATCGTACCCGGAAACATGCGGGCGCTTAATACACACGACGAGTGTCTAACGACACCCAAAACAACGCAACACCCCCTAAACAATAACGGCGGAGTACAACAACTATGCGTTTGAACAAACTGATGTCCACCCTGATCGCAGCAGCAGTCATTACCACCGCACCGCTGGCTCAGGCCAAAGACCTGAAATCTATCGGTGTTACCGTTGGCGACCTGGCGAACCCTTTCTTCGTACAGATCACCAAGGGTGCGGAAATGAAAGCCCGCCAACTGGCAGGTAAAGACGTCAAAGTAACACTGGTTTCCAGTGGTTATGACTTAGGCCAACAAGTAACTCAGATCGACAACTTCATCGCTGCTGGCGTGGATATGATCGTACTGAATGCGGCTGACTCAAAAGGTATCGCGCCTGCAGTAAAACGTGCCCAGAAAGCCGGCATCGTGGTGGTAGCAGTTGACGTAGCAGCAGAAGGCGCCGATGCCACTGTGACCTCGAACAACACCCAAGCGGGTGAACTGGGTTGCCAATACATTGCTGACAAACTGCAAGGTCGCGGTGATGTTGTGATCATCAACGGCCCACCAGTATCTGCGGTAACCAACCGTGTTGATGGCTGTATGAACACCTTCAAAAAATACAAAGACATCAAAGTACTGTCTTCTAACCAAAACGGTAAAGGTAGCCGTGAAGGTGGCTTAGAAGTCATGACTTCTCTGCTGGCCGCTTATCCAAAAATTGATGCGGTATTCGCTATCAATGACCCTACCGGTATCGGTGCGGATCTGGCAGCCAAACAAGCGCAACGCAAAGAATTCTTCATCGTCGGTGTAGACGGTTCACCTGATGCAGAAGTGGCGCTGAAACGTAACGACAACCTGTTCGTTTCTACGCCAGCACAAGATCCACAAGTAATGGCATCTAAAGCAGTAGAAATTGGTTATGACATTCTGCAAGGCAAACCAGCACCAAAAGAACCAGTGCTGATCCCTGTAACCCTGATCGACCGCAACAACGTGAAGGATTACAAAGGCTGGACAGTTAAATAGTTCATCCCGTATGACACGCCGCCGCAAGGCGGCGTTTTTGCCACTGTGGTCAGCGCTCAATTTAACGTTGAACGCTAACCAGACTGGCAACGTTCCGGGAGCCGATTTATGTACCTGGGTATTGATTTAGGTACTTCCAGCCTGAAAGTTATTTTGCTGGATACCGACGAACACATCATCGACAGTGTGAGCATGCCACTGACGGTACAACACCTGCAGCCCGATTTCAGCGAGCAAAATCCGCACGACTGGTGGCAGGCGCTGCAACAGGCCATGCTGCAACTCAAAACCCGCCAACCCGCCGCGCTACGTCAGATAAAAGGCATTGGCTTCAGTGGCCAGATGCACGGCGCCACCCTGTTAGATGATAAGGGCCAGATCCTACGCCCCTGCATTTTATGGAATGATGGCCGCAGTACCGCCGAGTGTCGCTGGCTGGAGCAACGCGCTGATTTCATCGGTATCACCGGTAACCGCGTGATGGCGGGGTTCACCGCGCCCAAACTGCTGTGGGTACAACGTCACGAGCCGGATATTTTTGCCCGTATCGCCCATGTGCTGCTACCCAAAGATTATCTGCGTTATCGCCTAAGTGGCGACTTTGCCAGTGACATGGCCGACAGCGCCGGCACCTTGTGGCTGGATACCGCACGCCGCCAGTGGAGCGAAGAGCTGCTGGTAGCTTGTAATCTCACCGTTAGCCAGATGCCGGATTTGTACGAAGGTAATCAGGTGACCGGCACGCTATACGATGCGTTAGCCGATGACTGGGATTTACCGCGCAACACACCGCTGATTGCCGGTGCCGGTGATAACGCCGCCAGCGCCATTGGCTTGGGTGTTATCAAAGCCGGTGATGGCTTTGTCTCGCTCGGTACATCCGGCGTTATTTTTTCCGCTTCAGATCAGTATTACGCCAACCCGCAGCAAGCGGTACACAGTTTCTGCCATGCCCTGCCCGATCGCTGGCATCAGATGGCGGTAACACTCAGCGCCGCCGCATCGTTAAGCTGGTTTTCCCGACTCACAACCACGCCGGAAGCGCAACTGGCGCAGGAAGCCGAAAAGCATGAGGCGGGTGATGTATTATTCGCCCCGTTCCTGAATGGTGAACGCACCCCCTGGAATAACCCGCATCTACGCGGCGCGTTTTTTGGCCTCGCCGATTCGCATCAACGCGGTCATTTAGCGCGCGCAGTCATGGAAGGCGTTGCCTTTTCACTGGCCGATGGTTATCAGGCACTGCAACAAGCCGGTTGTGCGCCACATCAAATGATTGCCACTGGTGGCGGTGCCCGCAGCCAATTTTGGTTACAGATGATTGCCGATCTCACGCAATGCCGCATCATTGTGCCAACCTATGCCGATGTCGGCGCCGCCTTTGGCGCTGCCCGACTGGCTCGCTTGGCCATCGAGCCGGAAGCCTTATCACATCTGACTTCGCACGCCGTACCTGCGACAGCCATCATCCGACCACAATCACAACCCGAGCTGCAGGCGCACTATCAGCGTTACCAGCAGTTAACACGTTGGTTGTGCCACCAGGAGGGGTAAATGCGTCGTTCTCAGCTCAATGAAATTTTAACCGAAAGCCAGGCACTGTTTGCCAAACACCAGATCGCGCTGCCGCCATTCGCGCACTTCACGCCCAACGAATGGGCCAAACACGATCTTAGCCGTTTTCAGGAAGTGTTCGATCTGCAACTCGGTTGGGATGTCACCGACATGGGCAGTAATGATTTTGCCTCGACGGGTCTGACCCTGTTCACCCTGCGTAACGGCTCTGTCGGCGGTAAACCTTACCCGAAACCGTATGCTGAAAAAATCATGATCAGCCGCGAAGGTCAGGTCACGCCTTGTCATTTCCACTGGTACAAGATGGAAGACATCATCCATCGCGGCGGCGGCAACATGATCATTGAGCTGTATAACCGCACCGCGGATGAACAGTGTGACACCACCGATATTGAGGTTGTGCTCGACGGTGAACGCCAACGGCACAAAGCCGGCAGCCGCCTGCGTTTAACTGCGGGGCAAAGCATCACGTTAACACAAGGTCTGTATCACTCGTTCTGGGCCGAACCCGGTTTCGGGCCGGTGATCTTGGGTGAAGTCTCTATGGTGAATGACGATCGGTGTGATAACCGATTCCTGCAACCACAATCCCGTTTCAGTGAAATTGAAGAAGACGAATCGCCGTTACACCTGTTGTGTAACGAATATGCCCGTTTCCTACCGCTACAGGAGCCATCGTTATGTCGCTGATTTCTCTCGCTCAAGGTTTATCACATGCACGCCAACATGGTTATGCATTGGGCGCGTTTAATGTGCTGGATACCCATTTCCTGCGTGCACTGTTTGCCGCCGCCGAAGCACAACGTTCACCGTTCATTATCAATATCGCCGAAGTGCATTTTAAATATGTCTCGCTCGATGCCATCTGTGCCGCCATCAAAGCGGAAGCGGCATTGCACGATATTCCGGTAGTATTAAATCTCGATCATGGCACCAGTTTTGATGCCGTGATGAAAGCCATTCGTCTGGGTTTCACCTCGGTGATGTTTGATGGCTCGGGTTTAAGTTATGAAGAAAATATTCGCCAGACTGCGGAAGTAGTTAAGATGTGCCATGCACTCGGTATTTCAGTGGAAGCCGAACTGGGCGCCGTCGGTGGTGACGAAGGTGGCTCACTGTATGGCTCGTGCGACAGCAGCAAATTTACCGACCCGAGCAAAGCGACCGATTTTGTCACCCGCACCGGCATCGATGCGCTGGCTGTCGCCATTGGTAATGCGCACGGCAAATATCGCGGCGAACCGAAACTCGATTTCCCGCGCCTGCAAGCGATTCAGGAACAGACCGGTTTACCACTGGTGTTGCACGGTGGCTCTGGCATCAGTGATGCGGATTTCCGCAAAGCTATTTCGCTGGGTATCCATAAAATCAACTTCTACACCGGCATGTCACAAAATGCGCTGGTCGCGGTTGAGCAAGCGATGCAGCATCGCGAAACCGCCTACGATGAGCTGGCACACATGCTGATGGGCATTGAAAGCGCCATTCAGCAAACGGTGGAAGAGCAGATGCAGATCTTTGGCAGCGCAGGGAAAGCCTGATGAACGCCCCGCGCTGTGGCATTCTCGCCGCTGGCACCCTGCTGGTTGATCATGTGCATCTGATTGACGACTGGCCGGAACAGGGGCGACTGGCCACCATTCTGCACACGGAAAATGCCACTGGCGGCGCAGTACCTAACGTATTGCGCACGCTGGCCCGGATGAAAACCGGTCTGCCGCTCGCAGCGGCCGGCTTGCTCGGTGATGATCTGGATGGCGAATTCATTCGCCAATGCCTCAACGATGATGATATTGATTGTCGCTGGCTGCAAACCGCGCCGCACCCAACCAGCATGACGCAGGTGATGACCAATCATCGCAACGGGCAACGCACCTTTTTCCACGCGCATGGCAGTAATGCCGCATTTGACCGCCGCGTGTTATCCGATCTGCACAGTAATCACCGCATTTTGCATCTGGCTTACCTGTTATTGCTGCAACAACTGGAAGTAGTTGATGAGGAATACGGTGTTATTGCCGCCCGCTTGTTCCACCAGTTACAGCAACAGGGTTATCTGACCTCGTTGGATCTGGTCTCTATTGATGACCCAGAACGCGCCAAGCGCGTGGTGCTGCCGACATTGCCATATGTCGATTACCTGATCATCAATGAGCTGGAAGCCGCCACCTTAACCGGGCAACCACTACGCATGGCTGACGGCAAACCCGATCTGATCCAAATTCCGCATGCGGCGAAAAGCCTGCTGCAACACGGCGTACAACGCGTGGTGGTGATCCACTGTCCGGAAGGTGCGTGGGCCGCCAGCCGTCATGGCGACAGCCTGTTTACCCCATCGTATTGGATCGAGCCGCAGGAGATTGCTGGCACGGTTGGCGCAGGTGATGCGTTCTGTGCCGGGGTGTTATATGGCCTGCATCAGGAGTGGAGTCTGCGCGATACGCTGCAACTGGGCAATGCCTGTGCGCGGTTTAACCTGCGCAGCACCAACGCCATTGATGGCGCAGCGCCGCTGACCGAGTTACAGGCGTTTATTGCACAACAGGCAAATGGTAACGGAGGTGATCAGGCTTTATGAACAACGGTCACTTCGCGCGACATGACGTAACCGGCACCACGGATGGTGCGGATATATTCCGGCTGTTTCGGGTTGGGTTCAATTTTCCGGCGCAGGCGCATGATCAACACATCGATGGTGCGGTCGAACACGTCCAGCGCATCGCTGTGTGTCATCTCCAGCAGTTGATCGCGGGTCAGCACTTTACGCGAATTTTTCAGCAGCACCGTCAGCAGCGAATATTCGCCCTGCGTCAGCTCAATGTCGTCGCCGTCGGGGGTGTGCAGGCGACCGGTATGGGTGTTGAGCAACCAACCGTCGAAACGATAACCGGGGCCACTGATCGGCACCATGGTTCGGCGTTGTGGTGCGTCACCGGCCGGGGTGCGGCGCAACACCGCTTTCGCGCGCGCCACGACAATGCGCGGCACAAAAGGTTTGGCAATGTAGTCATCAGCCCCCATTTCCAGGCCTACGATCATGTCTGATTCGGTGGCTAAACCGGTCAGCATAATGACGGGTAGATCGGGGAATTGCAGACGGATTTGTTGTAACAATAACAGACCGCTCATGTCAGGCAGCATTAGATCCAGCAGTACCAGCGCAATATCAGGTTCCTGCTGTAACGTCTGCAGGGCAGATTGCGCCAGATGACAGGTTCGAACTTCGAACACATGTTCGCAGAGGACATCGGTCAGCAATTCGCAGATAGCGACGTCATCGTCCACGACCAGGATCTTGTTTTTCATTATGAGGTCCGTGCTTATTTTTAGAGATAAATCAAATTGTAGTCATTTGTGACGTCGAAACCAGAGAACAAACAATGAACTGTGAGCTGACCAACTTCAGCTACATCAAACAATAAGAGGAAATAAACCGTGCGCATCGGAATTGATTTAGGTGGAACCAAAATTGAAGTTATCGCGCTGGATAACGAGGGTAGCGAGCTGTTCCGCAAACGAGTGCCTACGCCTCGCCATGATTACCAGCAAACCCTGAACGCCATCACTGGTCTGGTGCTGGATGCTGAAGCTGCCACCGGCAAAAAAGGTTCGGTGGGGCTGGGCATTCCCGGCACCATCTCGCCATTTACCGGCAAAGTGAAAAACGCCAACTCCACCTGGCTGAACGGCCAGCCGCTGGATAAAGATCTGGAAGCCATGCTCGATCGCCCAGTGCGCATCGCCAATGACGCCAACTGTCTGGCGGTCTCAGAAGCGACCGATGGCGCCGGTGCCGGCGGTAAAGTGGTGTTTGCCGTCATTATCGGCACCGGTTGTGGTTCTGGCATTGCCATCAATGGCCGCGTACATGCCGGTGGTAACGGCATTGCCGGTGAGTTTGGTCATAATCCGCTACCTTGGATCGATGAGGAAGAGTGGAACTACCAAAACGCCACACCGTGTTATTGCGGCAAAAAAGGCTGCATAGAAACCTATGTATCAGGCACGGGTTTTGCCAACAGCTATAAATTCGATACCGGCCTCGAACGCAAAGGCGCGGAAATCATGGCGCTGGTGGCCGAGGGTGATGTCGCCGCGACCAAAGCGATTGAAGATTACGAACGCCGTCTGGCCAAAGCACTGGCGCACGCCGTCAACCTGATGGACCCGGACGTGATCGTGTTAGGCGGTGGCATGAGTAACGTGGAACGTATCTACGACAACATTCCACGCCTGATGAAGGAATACGCTTTCGGTGGTGAATGTGAAACGCCGGTGCGCAAAGCGCTGCACGGTGATTCCAGCGGTGTGCGTGGTGCGGCCTGGCTGTGGCAGCGCGACGATCTGTGATCGCTTAATTGGTATAGCTAATGTTGTGATGGCGCCTGATTTCCGGCGCCATTTTTTTAGCGGTTATACCCCATAACCCATCAGTTTCAGCAGTTTTTGCGCCTGCTCGACGGCATCCTGCCGATGCAAAATACCCAGTTTCTGATACAGATTGCGGATGTGCGTTTTGATGGTGGTCGCCGCGACATCCAGCTCAACCGAGATCTGCTCATTGCTGTAACCGGAATAAATCAGCCCCAGCACCTGCCACTCACGCTGTGTCAGCGGGCTGGTGCGGATCAGTTCCGGCACATTCGGGTGATTCAGCAATTTTTCGACAAACCCCTCATCGAAATGGGCAAATTTATGGCGATGATGCTGATTGATATCCTTCAGCAGCCGCTGCGCTTTGTGCTGCTCCATCTCCGACAAGGTATTCAGCTGCAACAACTGGCGCAACAGTTGCGCGACGATCTCACCTTCGATGACGAAATGGCTGACAAAACCGGTGCGGTTCGACAGCGTCAGTGCTTCCATCAATGCCCGTTGCGCTTCACTGCGTTCGTTGCGTTGCCAATGCAGCACGGTAGACAACAGTAAGTTACGATTCAGATCGCTGTAGAGGTTCAGCCGGTTCGCTTCCGCATTCAGGTGTGTGAGAATTTCATCGGCTTGCGCATACTCTTCCAGCAGCAAATGCGCACGGGCAATATTACGCCACTGCCCTTGCAGGAAATGGTTACACGCCGCTTCCGGACGTTCGGCCTGAGCCAGCCAGTTGCGTACCGACTGTTTATCCCCGGTCATTTGCCAATACAGCAGACGCGGAATGTCGGCATTGTTGATCCAGTCACTGTGGTAATCGGCGTTATGCAGCAACACCTCGCAGCGTTGTAAATGCTGGCTGGCATTATCGATATCCCCGCGCGCCAGCGACACTTTCGCCAGCATAGCAACACACTGCAGCTGCTGTTTTTGCTCATAACCAGTCAGTACCTGCAAGCCTTGCCGGGCGCAGCTTTCCGCCTCATCCAGCCGGTACCACGACCACAACACCTGCGCCCGCACCCGCAGCAAAAATTCATGC
This window contains:
- a CDS encoding D-lyxose/D-mannose family sugar isomerase, which produces MRRSQLNEILTESQALFAKHQIALPPFAHFTPNEWAKHDLSRFQEVFDLQLGWDVTDMGSNDFASTGLTLFTLRNGSVGGKPYPKPYAEKIMISREGQVTPCHFHWYKMEDIIHRGGGNMIIELYNRTADEQCDTTDIEVVLDGERQRHKAGSRLRLTAGQSITLTQGLYHSFWAEPGFGPVILGEVSMVNDDRCDNRFLQPQSRFSEIEEDESPLHLLCNEYARFLPLQEPSLCR
- a CDS encoding ribose ABC transporter permease — its product is MSTPNTNAATSPEKKFTLHKVIQSVGILPVLILIFIGFSLMTPNFATESNIMNIVRQSSINTVLAAGMTFVIITGGIDLSVGSILGSTAVMAMVTSLHPSLGMLSIPVALMGGLLMGTLNGVMVAYIGLPPFIATLGTYTALRGAAYLLADGTTVINNNISFEWIGNSYLGSIPWLVVIGFVVIAICWFILRKTTLGMHVYAVGGNANAARLTGIKVGMVLTFVYAMSGLLAGLGGIMSASRLYSANGNLGVGYELDAIAAVVLGGTSLSGGIGTITGTLIGALIIAAMNNGMTLMGVSYFWQLVIKGCVIIIAVLIDKYRTRKHAGA
- the mak gene encoding fructokinase; protein product: MRIGIDLGGTKIEVIALDNEGSELFRKRVPTPRHDYQQTLNAITGLVLDAEAATGKKGSVGLGIPGTISPFTGKVKNANSTWLNGQPLDKDLEAMLDRPVRIANDANCLAVSEATDGAGAGGKVVFAVIIGTGCGSGIAINGRVHAGGNGIAGEFGHNPLPWIDEEEWNYQNATPCYCGKKGCIETYVSGTGFANSYKFDTGLERKGAEIMALVAEGDVAATKAIEDYERRLAKALAHAVNLMDPDVIVLGGGMSNVERIYDNIPRLMKEYAFGGECETPVRKALHGDSSGVRGAAWLWQRDDL
- a CDS encoding carbohydrate kinase family protein, producing the protein MNAPRCGILAAGTLLVDHVHLIDDWPEQGRLATILHTENATGGAVPNVLRTLARMKTGLPLAAAGLLGDDLDGEFIRQCLNDDDIDCRWLQTAPHPTSMTQVMTNHRNGQRTFFHAHGSNAAFDRRVLSDLHSNHRILHLAYLLLLQQLEVVDEEYGVIAARLFHQLQQQGYLTSLDLVSIDDPERAKRVVLPTLPYVDYLIINELEAATLTGQPLRMADGKPDLIQIPHAAKSLLQHGVQRVVVIHCPEGAWAASRHGDSLFTPSYWIEPQEIAGTVGAGDAFCAGVLYGLHQEWSLRDTLQLGNACARFNLRSTNAIDGAAPLTELQAFIAQQANGNGGDQAL
- a CDS encoding ketose 1,6-bisphosphate aldolase yields the protein MSLISLAQGLSHARQHGYALGAFNVLDTHFLRALFAAAEAQRSPFIINIAEVHFKYVSLDAICAAIKAEAALHDIPVVLNLDHGTSFDAVMKAIRLGFTSVMFDGSGLSYEENIRQTAEVVKMCHALGISVEAELGAVGGDEGGSLYGSCDSSKFTDPSKATDFVTRTGIDALAVAIGNAHGKYRGEPKLDFPRLQAIQEQTGLPLVLHGGSGISDADFRKAISLGIHKINFYTGMSQNALVAVEQAMQHRETAYDELAHMLMGIESAIQQTVEEQMQIFGSAGKA
- a CDS encoding response regulator transcription factor, which gives rise to MKNKILVVDDDVAICELLTDVLCEHVFEVRTCHLAQSALQTLQQEPDIALVLLDLMLPDMSGLLLLQQIRLQFPDLPVIMLTGLATESDMIVGLEMGADDYIAKPFVPRIVVARAKAVLRRTPAGDAPQRRTMVPISGPGYRFDGWLLNTHTGRLHTPDGDDIELTQGEYSLLTVLLKNSRKVLTRDQLLEMTHSDALDVFDRTIDVLIMRLRRKIEPNPKQPEYIRTIRGAGYVMSREVTVVHKA
- a CDS encoding ABC transporter substrate-binding protein, coding for MRLNKLMSTLIAAAVITTAPLAQAKDLKSIGVTVGDLANPFFVQITKGAEMKARQLAGKDVKVTLVSSGYDLGQQVTQIDNFIAAGVDMIVLNAADSKGIAPAVKRAQKAGIVVVAVDVAAEGADATVTSNNTQAGELGCQYIADKLQGRGDVVIINGPPVSAVTNRVDGCMNTFKKYKDIKVLSSNQNGKGSREGGLEVMTSLLAAYPKIDAVFAINDPTGIGADLAAKQAQRKEFFIVGVDGSPDAEVALKRNDNLFVSTPAQDPQVMASKAVEIGYDILQGKPAPKEPVLIPVTLIDRNNVKDYKGWTVK
- the xylB gene encoding xylulokinase codes for the protein MYLGIDLGTSSLKVILLDTDEHIIDSVSMPLTVQHLQPDFSEQNPHDWWQALQQAMLQLKTRQPAALRQIKGIGFSGQMHGATLLDDKGQILRPCILWNDGRSTAECRWLEQRADFIGITGNRVMAGFTAPKLLWVQRHEPDIFARIAHVLLPKDYLRYRLSGDFASDMADSAGTLWLDTARRQWSEELLVACNLTVSQMPDLYEGNQVTGTLYDALADDWDLPRNTPLIAGAGDNAASAIGLGVIKAGDGFVSLGTSGVIFSASDQYYANPQQAVHSFCHALPDRWHQMAVTLSAAASLSWFSRLTTTPEAQLAQEAEKHEAGDVLFAPFLNGERTPWNNPHLRGAFFGLADSHQRGHLARAVMEGVAFSLADGYQALQQAGCAPHQMIATGGGARSQFWLQMIADLTQCRIIVPTYADVGAAFGAARLARLAIEPEALSHLTSHAVPATAIIRPQSQPELQAHYQRYQQLTRWLCHQEG